One Pseudomonas sp. MM213 genomic window, GCAGCGATCCCCGCCGAACTGGTGGAGTCCGAGCTGTTTGGCTACGAGAAAGGCGCGTTTACGGGTGCCAATCAGAAAGGCAGCATCGGGCTGATTCGCAAGGCCGACAAAGGCACGCTGTTTCTCGATGAAATCGGCGACATGCCATTGCCGACCCAAGCCCGGCTATTAAGGGTTTTGCAGGAACGCTGCGTGCAGCCGGTGGGCAGCAGCGAGCTGTTCCCGGTGGATATCCGCATTATCTCGGCGACTAACCGTTCGTTGCGCGAGCAGGTTCAGTTGGGACGGTTTCGCGAAGACCTGTATTACCGGATCGGCGGCTTGACCCTGGAATTGCCGCCGCTCAGGGAACGCAGCGACAAGCAGGCGCTGTTCAAACGCTTGTGGGAACAACACCGTGAACCGTCGCAGTGGGCCGGGCTGAGCCGTGAGGTGCTGGAGTTGTTCGGCCGTCATCCGTGGCCGGGGAATTTAAGGCAGGTCAGCAGCGTGATGCAGGTGGCGCTGGCCATGGCGGAAGAGCAACCGGTGCGGCCGGAGCATTTGCCGGATGATTTTTTTGTCGATCTGGAGATGGAACCGGTGGAGGTGGATGAGCCGCTGGCGGTTGATTTGAATGATGTGGAGGATTTGAATCGGCAGTTGCAGGCGGCTGGGGGGAATATTTCCCATCTGGCGCGGCGGTTGGGGGTTAGTCGCAATACCCTTTACAAGCGGTTGCGCCAGTCGGAATGATGGGGCATCCGTAGCGGCGGCGCCCGGTTTGAGACCATTCGCGGGCAAGCCTCGCTCCTACAGGGACCGTGCCGTTCGCCAACTCCGTGAACGACGCGGTCCCTGTAGGAGCGAGGCTTGCCCGCGAAGACGTCAGCCCTGTCACCGCTGAATCAATCCCACCCCAAAAACAAAAACCCGCACAAGGCGGGTTTTGTTTGTAACAAACGCAGCAATCAGTCAGCCAGACGCCAGGTCGTGCCACCCTTGCCATCTTCCAGCACCACACCCATCGCGGTCAGTTGATCGCGAATACGGTCGGATTCAGCCCAGTCCTTACCCGCACGTGCCGCCAGACGCGCAGCAATCAGCGCATCAACCTCAGCCGCATCAACCCGCCCTTCGGCACCGGCCTGCAGGAAGTCATCGGCCTCAAGCTGCAACACACCCAGCACGCTCGCCAGCTCTTTCAGACGCGCCGCCAGACCTGCCGCCGCATCAAGATCGCTCTCACGCAGACGGTTGATCTCGCGAACCATCTCGAACAGCACCGCGCAGGCTTCCGGCGTGCCGAAGTCGTCGTTCATCACCTGAGTGAAGCGCTCGACGAACGCTTCGCCGCCAGCAGGCGCGACAGTCGGCAGGCCTTTCAACGCATGGTAGAAACGCTCGAGTGCGCCTTTGGCGTCCTTGAGGTTGTCTTCCGAATAGTTGATCGCGCTGCGGTAGTGGCTCGACACCAGCAGGTAACGCACGACTTCCGGGTGGTACTTTTCCAGCACGTCGCGAATGGTGAAGAAGTTGTTCAAGGACTTGGACATCTTCTCGCCATTGATGCGAATCATGCCGCAATGCATCCACGCGTTGGCGTAGGTCTTGCCGGTGGCCGCTTCGCTCTGGGCGATTTCGTTTTCATGGTGCGGGAACTCAAGGTCGCTGCCGCCGCCATGAATGTCGAAGGTCTCGCCCAGGCAGCAGGTCGACATCACCGAGCATTCGATGTGCCAGCCCGGACGACCGTCGCCCCACGGCGATGGCCAGCTCGGTTCACCCGGCTTGGCGCCTTTCCACAGCACGAAGTCCAGCGGGTCCTGCTTGGACTCGTCGACTTCGATCCGCGCGCCGATGCGCAGGTCTTCGATCTTCTTGCGCGACAGCTTGCCGTAGCCCATGAACTTGGCGACGCGGTAGTACACGTCGCCATTGCCCGGTGCGTAGGCGTAACCCTTGTCGATCAGGGTCTGGATCATGGTCTGCATGCCAGCGATGTGATCGGTGGCCCGCGGTTCCATGTCCGGCTTGAGGATGTTGAGGCGCGCCTCGTCCTCGTGCATCGCGGTGATCATGCGCTCGGTCAGCACGTCGAACGGCTCGCCGTTCTCCTTGGCCCGATTGATGATCTTGTCTTCAATGTCGGTGATATTGCGCACATACGTCAGGTTATAACCGCTGAACCGCAACCAGCGGGTCACCAGGTCAAACGCGACCATGCTGCGGCCGTGGCCAATGTGGCAGTAGTCGTACACGGTCATCCCGCAGACGTACATGCGCACATTGTTGCCATCCAGCGGCTTGAATACTTCTTTGCTCTTGGTGAGCGTGTTGTAGATCGAAAGCACGTTAGAGGTTCCTTGAATCACTGGCCCCACGAATCACGCAAGGTCACGGTACGGTTGAATACCGGAGCACCTGGTTTCGAGTCCTTGATATCCGCGCAGAAGTAACCTTCGCGCTCGAACTGGAAACGGTCTTCCGGCTGTGCATTGCCCAGCGAGGGTTCAGCACGACAACCAGTGAGTACTTGCAGCGAATCAGGGTTGATGTTGTCCAGGAAACTGGCGCTGTCTTCGGCCTTTTCAGGGTTCGGCGAGCGGAACAGGCGATCGTACAGACGCACTTCGCACTCGACGCTGGCCGCGGCCGGCACCCAGTGAATCACGCCTTTGACCTTGCGGCCTTCAGGGTTCTTGCCCAGGGTTTCCGGGTCGTACGAGCAACGCAGTTCGACGATGTTGCCATCGGCGTCCTTGATCGCTTCGTCGGCACGGATCACATAGCTGCCACGCAGACGCACTTCACCAGCCGGTTCCAGGCGCTTGTAGCCTTTTGGCGGCTCTTCCATGAAGTCATCGCGGTCGATGTAGATTTCACGGGCGAACGGCAGCTTGCGCACGCCGAGTTCTTCTTTCTGCGGGTGACGAGGCAGTTCGAGGTGGTCGACCTTGTCTTCCGGGTAATTGGTGATCACGACCTTCAGCGGACGTAGGACGCACATGGCGCGCGGGGCGTTCGCGTCGAGGTCCTGACGGATGCTGAACTCAAGCATGCCGAAGTCAACCACGCCGTCGGAACGGTTGGTGCCGATCATGTCGCAGAAATTGCGGATCGACGCCGGGGTGTAGCCACGGCGGCGGAAGCCGGACAGCGTGGACATGCGCGGATCGTCCCAGCCATTGACGTGCTTCTCATCGACCAACTGCTTGAGCTTGCGCTTGCTGGTGATGGTGTAGTTCAGGTTCAGGCGGCTGAACTCGTACTGGCGCGGGTTCGCCGGCACCGGCAGGTTCTCGAGGAACCACTCGTACAGCGGACGGTGGCTTTCGAACTCCAGGGTGCAGATCGAGTGGGTGATGCCTTCGATGGCGTCCGACTGACCGTGGGTGAAGTCGTAGTTCGGGTAGATGCACCACTTGTCACCGGTCTGGTGGTGATGCGCATGACGGATGCGATACATGATCGGATCGCGCAGGTTCATGTTCGGCGAAGCCATGTCGATCTTGGCCCGCAGCACACGTGCGCCGTCCGGGAACTCGCCGGCGCGCATGCGAGCGAACCAGTCGAGGTTTTCTTCGACGCTGCGATCACGGAACGGGCTGTTGCGGCCCGGCTCGGTCAGAGTGCCACGGTATTCCTTGGCTTGTTCAGGGCTCAGGTCGTCAACGTAGGCCTTGCCGGCCTTGATCAGTTCAACGGCCCAGTCGTGCAACTGGTCGAAATACTGCGAGGCATAGCGCACTTCGCCGGACCATTCGAAACCCAGCCATTTGACGTCGCTTTCGATGGCGTCGATGTATTCCTGGTCTTCCTTGGCCGGGTTGGTGTCGTCGAAACGCAGGTGGGTGACGCCGCCAAACTCCTGGGCCAGACCGAAGTTCACACAGATCGACTTGGCGTGACCGATGTGCAGGTAGCCGTTGGGCTCAGGCGGGAAACGGGTGACGATCTGCGTGTGCTTACCCGAGTCCAGGTCCGCCTGGATGATCGGGCGCAGGAAATTGACCGGCACGGCAGGGCCGGTCTTGGAATTCGAGGTAGGGTCGACAGTGGGCTTGCTCATAGGATCCTTGAACGTACAAGTGCGCGGCCGGAACACGGGCCTGATAAAACAAAGCCGCTATCATAGCCGAAGCCGTCAAGTCGCTGACAGTACAGGCCCGAAAACGGCTGCATTTAATCGGATGCAAATGAAAAACAGCCTCGAAATTGGCGTCTGTCGCGCTAAACTGCGCACCTTGGCCGACATCGGCCGGACCGGTTGAGGGCTCGACAGCCCTGAAACCCACGAATTCCCAGAAAGAGTACCGATCATGACCCAAGTCAAACTGACCACCAACCACGGCGACATCGTCCTGGAACTGAACGCTGAGAAAGCCCCGATCACCGTGGCCAACTTCATCGAGTACGTTAAAGCCGGTCACTACGAAAACACTGTTTTCCACCGCGTCATCGGTAACTTCATGATCCAGGGCGGCGGTTTCGAGCCAGGCATGAAAGAAAAGAAAGACAAGCGCCCAAGCATCCAGAACGAAGCCGACAACGGTCTTTCCAACGACAAATACACCGTCGCCATGGCCCGCACCATGGAGCCGCATTCGGCTTCCGCCCAGTTCTTCATCAACGTCGCTGACAACAGCTTCCTGAACCACAGCGGCAAGAACGTTCAGGGCTGGGGCTACGCAGTGTTCGGCAAAGTGACCGCCGGTACCGACGTTGTCGACAAGATCAAAGGCGTGTCCACCACCTCCAAGGCCGGCCACCAGGACGTACCAGCAGACGACGTGATCATCGAGAAAGCCGAGATCATTGAGTGATATTGCTGATTTCAGACTTGCATCTGGAAGAGGAGCGCCCGGACATCACCCGGGCGTTTCTGGATTTGCTCGCCGGACGCGCCCGCTCGGCGAGTGCGTTGTACATCCTCGGCGACTTTTTCGAAGCGTGGATTGGCGACGATGCCATGACGCCCTTCCAGCGTTCCATCTGCCAGGCCCTGCGCGACCTCAGCGACAGCGGCACGGCGATTTTTCTGATGCACGGCAATCGTGACTTCATGCTCGGCCAGGCCTTTTGCAAACAGGCCGGTTGTACATTGCTGAAGGACCCGAGTGTCGTGCAGTTCAACGGCGAGCCGGTGCTCTTGATGCACGGCGACAGCCTCTGCACCCGCGACGAGGCTTACATGAAGCTGCGTCGTTACCTGCGCAACCCGATCACCCTGTTCATCCTGCGCCACTTGCCATTGCGCACCCGCCATAAACTGGCGCGCAAACTGCGCAGCGAAAGCCGTGCGCAGACGCGGATGAAGGCCAATGACATTGTCGATGTCACGCCGGACGAAGTGCCACGGGTGATGCAGGCCTATGGCGTGAAAACCCTGATCCACGGGCACACCCATCGCCCGGCCATCCACAAGTTGCAGATTGGCGAGCAAGCGGCCAAGCGCATTGTGCTGGGGGATTGGGATCGCCAGGGCTGGGCGTTGCAGGTGGATGAGAGCGGGTTTGCGTTGGCGCCGTTTGATTTCCCGCCGACACCTGGACTTGCAATACAACACCTGTAGGAGCGAGGCTTGCCCGCGAAGGCGTCGTGTCAGTCAACATCAATGCTGAATGATACGACGCTTTCGCGGGCAAGCCTCGCTCCTACAGGGCGTCTGCGGTGGGCCTAGTGGCCGGAGGCCGCGGGCCCGGCCTTTGCCGCGAACGGTGGTTTCGCCAGCCACACCAGCACGATCAACCCCATGAACGCCCACCCCAGCAACGTGAAGTAATCCACGGTGGAGAGCATGTACGCCTGACTGGTCAGCACATGATCGAGCTGCGCATACGCCGGGTTGTTCGCACCGCCCAGCGCATTCAGGGCCTCGCGGGTCGCCGGTTCGTAGGTGCTGATGCTCTCGCTCATGTACGCGTGATGCTGATCCGCCCGACGAATCCAGATCCACGTGGTCAACGACGCCGCAAAACTGCCGCCCAGTGTCCGCAGGAACGTCGCGAGGCCCGCGCCATCGGCAATCTGGCTCGGTGGCAGGTCCGACATCAAAATGCTCAAGGTCGGCATGAAGAACAGCGCCACGCCAATACCCATGAACAGTTGCACCAGGGCGATGTGCTGGAAGTCCACTTCGTTGGTGAACCCGGCGCGCATGAAGCAGCTGAGGCCAATCGCCAGGAACGCCAGGCCCGCCAATAACCGCAGGTCGAACTTGTGCGCGTACTTGCCGACAAACGGCGAGAGGATCACCGGCAGAATCCCGATCGGCGCCACCGCCAGCCCGGCCCACGTTGCCGTGTAGCCCATCTGCGTTTGCAGCCATTGCGGCAGGATCAGGTTGATGCCGAAGAACCCGGCGTAACCCAGCACCAGCACAATCGTGCCGATGCGGAAGTTGCGATACGCGAACAAGCGCAGGTTGACCACCGGGTGTTTGTCGGTCATTTCCCAGATCACGAACACCGCCAGCGCAATCGCGGAAATGGCCGCGCCGATGAGGATGAAATTCGATTCAAACCAGTCGAGGTCGTTGCCCTTGTCGAGGATCACCTGCAACGCGCCGACACCGATGATCAACGTGATCAGACCGACGTAATCCATTGGCTGATAACTGGTCACCACCGGCCGCGCCTTGAGCTGCGAACGCACCACCATCACCGCGAAAACCCCGATTGGCACGTTGATGAAGAAGATCCACGGCCAGCTATAACTGTCGGTAATCCAGCCGCCCAGAATCGGCCCGGCAATCGGCGCCACCACCGTGACCATCGCCAGCAACGCCAGGGCCATGCCGCGCCTGGCGGGGGGATAGACCGCGATCAGCAGCGTCTGGGTCATCGGGTACAACGGCCCGGCCACCAGACCTTGCAGCACCCGAAAGCCAATCAGCTCCGGCATCGAGGTGGAAATACCGCAGAGAAACGAAGCCAGCACAAACAGGATCGTCGCCCACAGAAACAGTTTCACTTCGCCAAAGCGCCGACTGAGCCAGCCAGTCAGCGGCAGCGCAATCGCATTGCTCACCGCAAACGAGGTGATCACCCAGGTGCCCTGCTCCGAACTCACGCCCAGGTTGCCGGAAATCGTCGGCAACGCCACGTTGGCGATGGTGGTGTCGAGCACTTGCATGAAGGTCGCCAGCGACAGGCCGATGGTGCTGAGCAGCAGGCTGGGCGGGGTGAAAGACGCGTTATTGCTCATCGCGAATCCTTTGAAACCTGATGGGCGCTGCGCCTGTTACAGACGCAGCTGACCGTGTAGGAGCGAGCTTGCTCGCGATGGTGGTCCAGACAACGCGGGTATCCAGACAGCCGCGCGTTATCGTTGACATCCATCGCGAGCAGGCTCGCTCCCACAGGGTCGGTGTCATGGCGAATCAGCGTTGCGCGGTTTTGCTGACCGCTGCGCTGTTGTCGTGGATCAACTGCGTGATCATCGCGTCGGCCTCGGCCAACTGACGGTCGTAGACGCTGGTGCTGAACGACGCCTTTTGCGGCGGCTGTTGCGCCAGCACCGGGCCGCTCTGGTCGCGCAGGTTCACATCGACCTGAGTCGACAGGCCCACGCGCAACGGGTGCCTGGCCAGTTCTTCGGCGTTGATGTGAATCCGCACCGGCACACGCTGGACGATCTTGATCCAGTTCCCGGTGGCGTTCTGCGCCGGTAGCAGGGCAAACGCGCTGCCGGTGCCCGCGCCGAGGCTGTCGATGGTGCCGCTGAATTTCACGTCGCTGCCGTACAGGTCAGCCTGGATATCCACCGGCTGGCCAATGCGCATGTCGCGCAGTTGGGTTTCCTTGAAGTTGGCGTCGATCCACAACTGATCCAGCGGAATCACCGCCATCAGCGCGGTGCCCGGCTGGACCCGTTGACCGAGTTGTACCGAGCGCTTGGCGACGTAACCGGTCACCGGTGCAATCAGAGTGCTGCGGGAATGGTTCAGGTACGCCTGGCGCAGTTGCGCGGCGGCCGACATCACGTCCGGGTGCGACGACACCACGGTGTCATCCACCAGGGCGCTGGTGGTTTTCAGTTGCTGTTTGGCGTTGGCCAGGGCGTTTTGCGCCGAGGTCAGGTCATCGCGAGCGTGGGACAGTTCTTCCTGGGAAATCGCCCCGCCCGCCGCGAGATTTTTCCGGCGATTGAAGTTGTCCTGAGCCTTCTGCACTTCCGCCTGCTGGGCGTTGACCTGGGCTTTCATGCCGTCGACGTTGCTGTACAAGCCGCGCACCTGACGCACGGTGCGAGCGAGGTTGGCCTGGGCACTTTGCAGACCGACTTCGGCGTCGTTCGGGTCGAAATTCACCAGCACCTGGCCTTCATGGACCAGGTCGCCGTCATCAGCGCCGATGCTCACGACGGTGCCGGTGACCAGCGGCGTGATTTCCACCACGTTGCCGTTCACATAGGCGTCGTCGGTGCTTTCGTTCCAGCGCCCGAAGAATTCGTGATAACCCCAGACGCCGACACCGGCGAGGACCACCACGATGGCCAGGACCACCAGCATGACTTTGCGTTTGCGCGGGTTGCTGGTGTCCTGCGGGTTGCCGGAGGTTTGTGTGTTTTGTGCAGTGGCCATGACCATTACCTTGAATTAGTTGTGCTGCGTGGCTGGGGTTGCGTTGGCCGCGGTCAGGGTTTCGCCCTGAAAACCGCCGCCCAGCGCCTGCATCAGTTGGATCGACAGGTCGATCTGCTCGGCATTCAGGTTGGCCAGCTGACGCTGGGCCTGGAGCAATT contains:
- a CDS encoding HlyD family secretion protein, producing the protein MATAQNTQTSGNPQDTSNPRKRKVMLVVLAIVVVLAGVGVWGYHEFFGRWNESTDDAYVNGNVVEITPLVTGTVVSIGADDGDLVHEGQVLVNFDPNDAEVGLQSAQANLARTVRQVRGLYSNVDGMKAQVNAQQAEVQKAQDNFNRRKNLAAGGAISQEELSHARDDLTSAQNALANAKQQLKTTSALVDDTVVSSHPDVMSAAAQLRQAYLNHSRSTLIAPVTGYVAKRSVQLGQRVQPGTALMAVIPLDQLWIDANFKETQLRDMRIGQPVDIQADLYGSDVKFSGTIDSLGAGTGSAFALLPAQNATGNWIKIVQRVPVRIHINAEELARHPLRVGLSTQVDVNLRDQSGPVLAQQPPQKASFSTSVYDRQLAEADAMITQLIHDNSAAVSKTAQR
- a CDS encoding glutamine--tRNA ligase/YqeY domain fusion protein, giving the protein MSKPTVDPTSNSKTGPAVPVNFLRPIIQADLDSGKHTQIVTRFPPEPNGYLHIGHAKSICVNFGLAQEFGGVTHLRFDDTNPAKEDQEYIDAIESDVKWLGFEWSGEVRYASQYFDQLHDWAVELIKAGKAYVDDLSPEQAKEYRGTLTEPGRNSPFRDRSVEENLDWFARMRAGEFPDGARVLRAKIDMASPNMNLRDPIMYRIRHAHHHQTGDKWCIYPNYDFTHGQSDAIEGITHSICTLEFESHRPLYEWFLENLPVPANPRQYEFSRLNLNYTITSKRKLKQLVDEKHVNGWDDPRMSTLSGFRRRGYTPASIRNFCDMIGTNRSDGVVDFGMLEFSIRQDLDANAPRAMCVLRPLKVVITNYPEDKVDHLELPRHPQKEELGVRKLPFAREIYIDRDDFMEEPPKGYKRLEPAGEVRLRGSYVIRADEAIKDADGNIVELRCSYDPETLGKNPEGRKVKGVIHWVPAAASVECEVRLYDRLFRSPNPEKAEDSASFLDNINPDSLQVLTGCRAEPSLGNAQPEDRFQFEREGYFCADIKDSKPGAPVFNRTVTLRDSWGQ
- a CDS encoding DHA2 family efflux MFS transporter permease subunit — translated: MSNNASFTPPSLLLSTIGLSLATFMQVLDTTIANVALPTISGNLGVSSEQGTWVITSFAVSNAIALPLTGWLSRRFGEVKLFLWATILFVLASFLCGISTSMPELIGFRVLQGLVAGPLYPMTQTLLIAVYPPARRGMALALLAMVTVVAPIAGPILGGWITDSYSWPWIFFINVPIGVFAVMVVRSQLKARPVVTSYQPMDYVGLITLIIGVGALQVILDKGNDLDWFESNFILIGAAISAIALAVFVIWEMTDKHPVVNLRLFAYRNFRIGTIVLVLGYAGFFGINLILPQWLQTQMGYTATWAGLAVAPIGILPVILSPFVGKYAHKFDLRLLAGLAFLAIGLSCFMRAGFTNEVDFQHIALVQLFMGIGVALFFMPTLSILMSDLPPSQIADGAGLATFLRTLGGSFAASLTTWIWIRRADQHHAYMSESISTYEPATREALNALGGANNPAYAQLDHVLTSQAYMLSTVDYFTLLGWAFMGLIVLVWLAKPPFAAKAGPAASGH
- a CDS encoding peptidylprolyl isomerase, which encodes MTQVKLTTNHGDIVLELNAEKAPITVANFIEYVKAGHYENTVFHRVIGNFMIQGGGFEPGMKEKKDKRPSIQNEADNGLSNDKYTVAMARTMEPHSASAQFFINVADNSFLNHSGKNVQGWGYAVFGKVTAGTDVVDKIKGVSTTSKAGHQDVPADDVIIEKAEIIE
- the lpxH gene encoding UDP-2,3-diacylglucosamine diphosphatase is translated as MILLISDLHLEEERPDITRAFLDLLAGRARSASALYILGDFFEAWIGDDAMTPFQRSICQALRDLSDSGTAIFLMHGNRDFMLGQAFCKQAGCTLLKDPSVVQFNGEPVLLMHGDSLCTRDEAYMKLRRYLRNPITLFILRHLPLRTRHKLARKLRSESRAQTRMKANDIVDVTPDEVPRVMQAYGVKTLIHGHTHRPAIHKLQIGEQAAKRIVLGDWDRQGWALQVDESGFALAPFDFPPTPGLAIQHL
- the cysS gene encoding cysteine--tRNA ligase; protein product: MLSIYNTLTKSKEVFKPLDGNNVRMYVCGMTVYDYCHIGHGRSMVAFDLVTRWLRFSGYNLTYVRNITDIEDKIINRAKENGEPFDVLTERMITAMHEDEARLNILKPDMEPRATDHIAGMQTMIQTLIDKGYAYAPGNGDVYYRVAKFMGYGKLSRKKIEDLRIGARIEVDESKQDPLDFVLWKGAKPGEPSWPSPWGDGRPGWHIECSVMSTCCLGETFDIHGGGSDLEFPHHENEIAQSEAATGKTYANAWMHCGMIRINGEKMSKSLNNFFTIRDVLEKYHPEVVRYLLVSSHYRSAINYSEDNLKDAKGALERFYHALKGLPTVAPAGGEAFVERFTQVMNDDFGTPEACAVLFEMVREINRLRESDLDAAAGLAARLKELASVLGVLQLEADDFLQAGAEGRVDAAEVDALIAARLAARAGKDWAESDRIRDQLTAMGVVLEDGKGGTTWRLAD